One window of the Natrinema sp. CBA1119 genome contains the following:
- a CDS encoding TATA-box-binding protein, translated as MADPKESINIENVVASTGIGQELDLQSVAMDLEGADYDPEQFPGLVYRTQNPKSAALIFRSGKIVCTGAKSTDAVHESLNIVFDELRELQIQVEADPEIIVQNIVSSADLGRNLNLNAIAIGLGLENIEYEPEQFPGLVYRLDEPKVVALLFGSGKLVITGGKKVEDASQAVDVIVTRLEELGLLE; from the coding sequence ATGGCTGACCCGAAGGAATCCATCAACATCGAAAACGTGGTGGCGTCGACCGGCATCGGGCAGGAGCTCGATCTCCAGAGTGTCGCAATGGACCTCGAGGGGGCCGACTACGACCCGGAACAGTTCCCCGGTCTCGTCTACCGCACCCAGAATCCCAAGTCCGCCGCACTGATCTTCCGTTCGGGAAAGATCGTCTGTACCGGCGCGAAAAGCACTGACGCCGTCCACGAGAGTCTCAATATCGTCTTCGACGAACTCCGCGAACTCCAGATCCAGGTCGAAGCGGACCCCGAGATCATCGTCCAAAACATCGTCAGCAGCGCTGATCTCGGCCGGAACCTCAACCTGAACGCGATCGCCATCGGGCTGGGCCTCGAGAACATCGAGTACGAACCGGAGCAATTCCCCGGACTCGTCTATCGCCTCGATGAGCCAAAAGTCGTCGCCCTCCTCTTTGGCTCCGGGAAACTGGTTATCACCGGCGGGAAGAAGGTGGAAGACGCCAGTCAGGCCGTCGATGTGATCGTTACCCGCCTCGAGGAGCTCGGCCTGCTCGAGTAA
- the ligA gene encoding ATP-dependent DNA ligase LigA has product MEFATFADRAGTIDAEPADLEIVAHVRELLAKAGDESEKRRSAGAAVDPQTLEIVARFAQGRVFPAWDSTTLDIGPSACYEAIARAAGTNVSSDDVEDRLAEIGEIGDVAAGYEFGGQQGLGAFTGGSGGGADSGGGGSETGGGLTVREVYDTLEELAAAEGSGSQDRKVDLLFGLFNRCSSEEARYLARIVLSEMRIGVGEGAVRDAISAAFGVPEDRVERALQVSNDYGQVARIARDEGIDGLDALDLAVGRPVQAMLAQAGTVTDALEEWEVAGVEWKYDGARVQLHYDPRADAETRVFSRNMEEVTDALPEVVEFAESHLEVPAILDGEVVAIDDDGSPLPFQEVLKRFRRKHDVAKAREDVTVRPVFFDCLHAAGEDLLAEQLTTRHDRLRSVLVDAGSDSNADRVDDADIEGLSLLWRTDDPDEIESIDADALEAGHEGIMLKDPDSTYSPGRRGKHWRKRKPDVETLDCVVTGAEWGEGRRATFLGTFELSVRAGDALETVGKVATGITDEKLAELTELLEPHIAAEAGQEVDLEPAVVFEVGYEEIQSSPTYSSGYALRFPRFVGVRSDKDPGDADSLERLERLQEQ; this is encoded by the coding sequence ATGGAGTTCGCCACGTTCGCCGACCGCGCCGGGACGATCGACGCCGAACCCGCCGACCTCGAGATCGTGGCCCACGTTCGGGAGCTGCTCGCCAAGGCGGGAGACGAAAGCGAGAAACGACGTTCCGCGGGCGCTGCGGTGGACCCACAGACCCTCGAGATCGTCGCGCGCTTCGCACAGGGACGGGTATTCCCGGCCTGGGACTCGACGACGCTCGATATCGGACCGAGCGCGTGTTACGAGGCGATCGCTCGCGCAGCGGGAACGAACGTGAGCAGCGACGACGTCGAGGATCGGCTCGCGGAGATCGGCGAGATCGGCGACGTGGCGGCGGGTTACGAGTTCGGCGGTCAGCAGGGGTTGGGTGCGTTCACCGGCGGCAGCGGTGGCGGTGCTGATAGCGGTGGCGGCGGGAGCGAGACCGGCGGTGGCCTCACCGTTCGCGAGGTCTACGACACCCTCGAGGAACTCGCCGCTGCCGAAGGCTCGGGCAGTCAGGACCGCAAGGTCGATCTGCTCTTCGGGCTCTTTAATCGCTGCTCGAGCGAGGAGGCGCGTTACCTCGCCCGGATCGTGCTCTCGGAGATGCGAATTGGCGTCGGCGAAGGGGCGGTGCGAGACGCGATCTCGGCGGCCTTCGGCGTTCCCGAGGATCGAGTCGAGCGCGCGCTGCAGGTCTCGAACGATTACGGGCAGGTCGCCCGGATCGCCCGCGACGAGGGAATCGACGGCCTCGACGCGCTGGATCTCGCGGTCGGACGGCCGGTTCAGGCGATGCTCGCCCAAGCGGGGACGGTGACCGACGCGCTCGAGGAGTGGGAGGTTGCCGGAGTCGAGTGGAAATACGACGGAGCGCGGGTCCAGTTGCATTACGACCCTCGCGCCGATGCGGAGACTCGTGTCTTCTCGCGGAACATGGAGGAGGTGACGGACGCGCTTCCGGAGGTGGTCGAATTCGCCGAGTCACACCTCGAGGTGCCTGCGATCCTCGACGGCGAGGTCGTCGCGATCGACGACGACGGCTCTCCGCTGCCCTTCCAGGAGGTGCTCAAGCGGTTCCGACGGAAACACGACGTGGCGAAGGCCCGCGAGGACGTGACGGTCCGTCCGGTCTTCTTCGACTGTCTGCACGCGGCGGGGGAGGACCTGCTCGCAGAGCAGCTGACGACGCGCCACGACAGGCTTCGATCAGTGCTGGTGGACGCCGGTTCCGATTCCAACGCCGACCGCGTAGACGACGCAGACATCGAGGGCCTCTCCCTGCTCTGGCGTACCGACGATCCCGACGAGATCGAGTCGATCGACGCCGACGCCCTCGAGGCGGGCCACGAGGGGATCATGCTCAAAGACCCCGACTCAACGTACTCGCCGGGCCGGCGCGGCAAGCACTGGCGCAAGCGCAAACCGGACGTGGAGACGCTCGACTGCGTGGTGACCGGCGCGGAGTGGGGTGAGGGTCGGCGCGCGACCTTCCTCGGGACCTTCGAACTCTCCGTACGGGCGGGCGATGCCCTCGAGACCGTCGGCAAGGTCGCGACCGGGATCACCGACGAGAAATTGGCGGAGCTGACGGAACTGCTCGAGCCCCATATCGCAGCCGAAGCGGGTCAGGAGGTGGACCTCGAGCCGGCGGTCGTCTTCGAGGTCGGCTACGAGGAGATCCAGTCCTCACCGACCTACTCGTCGGGGTATGCGCTCCGATTCCCGCGGTTCGTCGGCGTGCGGTCCGACAAGGATCCGGGGGATGCGGATTCGCTCGAGCGCCTCGAGCGGTTGCAGGAACAGTGA
- a CDS encoding tRNA-dihydrouridine synthase, translating to MTGHAPFATPLALASLSGEADADWARAGAAYAGGAFLGGIALDADSRAAARDLVERDRNEFLPDDPLAFIDRELEALADVPIQPAFNVRSATAEPIAEAARVCRDRDAFLEINAHCRQEELCAVGCGETLLRDGDRLAEYVDRAAETGATVGVKVRAEVPGVDLPALARELERAGADFVHVDAMDTESVIADMVDATDLFVIANNGVRDDETVREYVEYGADAVSVGRPSDNPRVLERVRSAVDRQFGLETVR from the coding sequence ATGACCGGACACGCCCCGTTCGCGACGCCACTCGCGCTCGCGAGCCTCAGCGGTGAAGCCGACGCCGACTGGGCGCGGGCCGGTGCGGCGTATGCGGGTGGCGCGTTCCTCGGCGGGATCGCCCTCGATGCGGACTCGAGAGCGGCTGCACGCGACCTCGTCGAACGGGATCGGAACGAGTTCCTGCCTGACGATCCGCTCGCGTTCATCGACCGCGAACTCGAGGCGCTCGCCGACGTGCCGATCCAGCCGGCGTTCAACGTCCGGAGTGCGACCGCCGAACCGATCGCAGAGGCCGCTCGCGTCTGCCGGGATCGAGACGCCTTCCTCGAGATTAACGCTCACTGCCGACAGGAGGAACTCTGCGCCGTCGGCTGCGGCGAGACGCTCCTGCGAGACGGCGACCGGCTCGCGGAATACGTCGACCGAGCGGCCGAGACCGGCGCGACCGTCGGCGTGAAGGTCCGCGCCGAGGTTCCCGGCGTCGACCTGCCGGCACTGGCTCGAGAACTCGAGCGCGCGGGGGCCGACTTCGTTCACGTCGACGCGATGGATACCGAGTCCGTGATTGCTGACATGGTCGACGCGACGGATCTGTTCGTGATCGCCAACAACGGCGTCCGGGACGACGAGACCGTCCGCGAATACGTCGAGTACGGGGCCGACGCGGTCAGCGTCGGCCGGCCCAGCGATAATCCGAGAGTACTCGAACGGGTTCGGTCGGCCGTGGACCGGCAGTTCGGGCTCGAGACGGTCCGATAG
- a CDS encoding FAD-binding and (Fe-S)-binding domain-containing protein, producing MVAEDSSIGTTVEDRDRTRRGSALETEREPSNEALAADLRAACDGDVRFDEYARVLYATDGSIYGAQPAGVVIPQDTADVRAAVRVAADYDAPVLPRGAGSSLAGQAVGPNCVVLDLSRHMDDIRSIDPDERTAVVQPGVVQDDLDAALEPHGLKFPPDPASSNRATIGGGIGNNSTGAHSVRYGITDAYVEECEVVLADGSRIRTRDVVLDGPEWERIVSKDDREAAIYRTVRRLVEDNAAEIEERYPKLKRSVSGYNLQKVIRTDADGNRIVNLSKLLVGAEGTLGVVVEATLSLVTRPDETALVVCCYDELIEALTAVPEALALEASAVELMDREVFRLAAESAEYAEYAEPIPEGTEAALMLEFDSEVVDDLPDAIAGATTRIVDDGAAFDSIEAVGPVAQDRLWKLRKAAIPLLMSMEGDPKPYPFVEDASVPPEELAEYVAGFQEILEKHDTTAAYFAHAGVGTLHIRPVLNLKEGGDVEKMRAIADDVTDLVSEHNGSFSGEHGDGLARTEFNPKLYGPELWDAFQDLKSTFDPDWRMNPGKVVYREEEPTDIRGHLRYGPDYASLEPRTTLDFDDEGGFSHVVELCNGCGTCRQTDGDVMCPTYRATEEEIATTRGRANLLRAAISGEIDPEELYGERFQEEVLDLCIGCKGCQSDCPTGVDLAKLKAEVKHQYHDREGTSHRERLFADIDRLAALGSAFAPLANRAAKLPGARAALEKTAGIAADRTLPTFRRESLVDWFESRGSDGPSETRVARNDVPRTVERQSRSRRQSRLVMTEAAKRLPNHRETTAAPRAKRGSRVDPESATAGVVLFPDTDTNYANPAVGKAAVEVLEAANIRVAIPDLGPTGRAAYSTGMLEVAAEQGEALLEDLEPYLERGWSVLFIEPSDAAMVVDEYRSLLGDERVETLAANAFGVCEYLDRNRLDEELSFDQGETAAAQVTFHGHCHQKARGADHHAVGVLRRAGYAVDPVDSGCCGMAGSFGYEAEHYDLSKAIGSLLRDQLEESRNRGSTRDGTETGERDGTAVVAPGTSCRTQIGDFEGYDRPAHPVELLARAL from the coding sequence ATGGTCGCCGAGGATAGCAGCATCGGTACGACGGTTGAGGATCGAGACCGAACGCGACGGGGATCAGCGCTCGAGACGGAACGAGAACCCAGCAATGAGGCACTGGCGGCCGACCTTCGGGCCGCCTGCGACGGTGACGTGCGATTCGACGAGTACGCCCGCGTCCTCTACGCGACGGACGGCAGCATCTACGGCGCACAGCCCGCGGGCGTCGTCATCCCCCAGGACACTGCCGATGTTCGCGCAGCCGTGCGCGTTGCGGCCGACTACGACGCGCCGGTCCTGCCGCGAGGGGCGGGCTCATCGCTCGCCGGGCAGGCCGTCGGCCCGAACTGTGTCGTCCTTGATCTGTCGCGACACATGGACGATATCCGAAGTATCGACCCCGACGAGCGGACCGCCGTCGTCCAGCCCGGCGTCGTCCAGGACGATCTCGACGCCGCACTCGAGCCCCACGGCCTCAAATTCCCACCGGATCCGGCCTCCTCAAACCGGGCCACGATCGGCGGCGGGATCGGAAACAACTCGACGGGTGCACACTCGGTGCGCTACGGTATCACGGACGCCTACGTCGAAGAATGTGAAGTCGTCCTCGCCGACGGATCGAGGATCCGGACTCGAGACGTCGTCCTCGACGGACCGGAATGGGAGCGAATCGTCTCGAAAGACGACCGCGAGGCCGCGATCTATCGAACGGTCCGGCGACTGGTCGAGGACAATGCCGCGGAAATCGAGGAGCGGTATCCGAAACTCAAGCGCAGCGTCAGCGGCTACAATCTGCAGAAGGTGATCCGGACGGATGCCGACGGAAATCGAATTGTGAATCTCTCGAAACTACTCGTCGGTGCCGAAGGAACCCTCGGCGTCGTCGTCGAAGCCACTCTCTCGCTCGTGACCCGACCCGACGAGACCGCGCTGGTCGTCTGCTGTTACGACGAGTTGATCGAGGCGCTGACCGCCGTTCCCGAGGCCCTCGCGCTCGAGGCCAGCGCGGTCGAGCTGATGGATCGGGAGGTGTTCCGGCTGGCCGCCGAGTCGGCGGAGTACGCCGAGTACGCCGAACCGATCCCCGAGGGGACCGAGGCGGCGCTGATGCTCGAGTTCGATTCCGAGGTCGTCGACGACCTCCCGGACGCGATCGCTGGGGCGACGACCCGAATCGTGGACGACGGAGCGGCGTTCGACTCGATCGAGGCAGTTGGTCCCGTAGCGCAAGACCGGCTCTGGAAGCTCCGGAAGGCCGCGATCCCGCTGTTGATGAGCATGGAGGGCGACCCGAAGCCGTACCCCTTCGTCGAGGACGCCTCCGTTCCGCCCGAGGAACTCGCCGAGTACGTCGCGGGCTTTCAGGAGATCCTCGAGAAACACGACACCACGGCCGCGTACTTCGCACACGCAGGGGTCGGTACGCTCCACATCCGGCCGGTCCTGAACCTCAAGGAGGGCGGCGATGTCGAGAAGATGCGTGCGATCGCCGACGACGTCACCGACCTCGTCTCCGAACACAACGGTTCCTTTTCCGGAGAGCACGGCGACGGCCTCGCGCGAACGGAGTTCAACCCCAAGCTGTACGGCCCCGAGCTCTGGGACGCGTTTCAGGACCTCAAATCGACCTTCGATCCGGACTGGCGGATGAACCCCGGCAAGGTCGTCTACCGCGAGGAGGAGCCGACGGATATCCGCGGACATCTGCGATACGGTCCGGACTACGCCTCGCTCGAGCCACGGACGACGCTGGATTTCGACGACGAGGGCGGCTTTTCGCACGTCGTCGAGCTCTGTAACGGCTGTGGCACCTGCCGGCAGACCGACGGTGACGTGATGTGCCCCACGTATCGGGCGACCGAGGAGGAAATCGCGACCACGCGCGGGCGAGCCAACCTGCTCCGGGCGGCCATCAGCGGCGAGATCGATCCCGAGGAACTGTACGGCGAGCGGTTCCAGGAGGAGGTGCTCGACCTTTGTATCGGCTGTAAGGGCTGTCAGAGCGACTGTCCCACGGGGGTCGACCTCGCGAAGCTCAAGGCCGAAGTCAAACACCAGTACCACGACCGCGAGGGGACGAGCCACCGGGAGCGGCTGTTCGCGGACATCGACCGGCTGGCGGCGCTGGGGAGCGCGTTCGCGCCGCTGGCGAACCGCGCCGCGAAACTCCCGGGCGCGCGGGCGGCCCTCGAGAAAACGGCCGGGATTGCGGCCGACCGGACCCTCCCGACGTTCCGGCGGGAGTCGCTGGTCGACTGGTTCGAGTCGCGAGGTTCCGACGGACCCTCGGAAACGCGAGTAGCGCGGAACGACGTTCCGCGAACAGTCGAGCGGCAGAGTCGTTCGAGACGGCAAAGCCGTCTCGTGATGACGGAAGCCGCAAAGCGGCTTCCGAACCACCGCGAGACGACGGCAGCGCCGCGAGCGAAGCGAGGCTCTCGCGTCGATCCCGAATCGGCCACTGCGGGCGTCGTCCTCTTCCCCGACACGGACACCAACTACGCCAATCCGGCAGTCGGGAAGGCCGCCGTCGAGGTGCTCGAGGCCGCGAACATCCGCGTCGCGATTCCAGATCTCGGACCGACCGGACGCGCGGCATACTCCACGGGGATGCTCGAGGTCGCCGCCGAACAGGGTGAGGCGTTACTCGAGGACCTCGAGCCGTACCTCGAGCGCGGGTGGTCGGTCCTGTTCATCGAGCCCTCCGACGCCGCGATGGTGGTCGACGAGTACCGCTCGCTGCTCGGGGACGAACGGGTCGAGACGCTCGCGGCGAACGCCTTCGGCGTCTGCGAGTACCTCGACCGGAACCGGCTGGACGAGGAACTGTCGTTCGACCAGGGTGAGACCGCAGCGGCGCAGGTGACGTTCCACGGCCACTGCCACCAGAAAGCTCGCGGCGCGGACCACCACGCGGTCGGCGTCCTTCGGCGCGCGGGCTACGCCGTCGACCCCGTCGACTCGGGCTGCTGTGGCATGGCCGGGAGTTTCGGCTACGAAGCCGAACACTACGACCTCTCGAAGGCGATCGGCTCGTTGTTACGGGACCAACTCGAGGAGAGCCGGAACCGCGGCTCTACGCGCGATGGGACAGAGACGGGCGAACGTGACGGGACGGCTGTCGTGGCACCCGGAACCTCCTGTCGGACGCAGATCGGCGACTTCGAGGGATACGATCGGCCGGCACATCCCGTCGAGTTGCTCGCCCGCGCCCTTTGA
- a CDS encoding FAD-binding oxidoreductase: MAVTTTPVDDGAIDGFGEGLHGELLRPEDPNYDETRAIWNGMIDKRPALIVRAMGVSDVIAAVTFAREHDLPLAVRGGGHNIAGNAVCDDGLMLDLSAMRSVHVDPEGKTARVEPGATLADFDHEAQAFGLATPLGINSTTGVAGLTLGGGFGWLTRKFGMTVDNLRSVDIVTADGELRHASDDENPDLFWGVRGGGGNFGVVTSFEFDLHEVGPEVLAGMVVYRGADAPDVLRHVRDFNEDAPDEATVWIVLRKAPPLPFLPEDVHGEDVIVVVPFYAGDIAEGEAVLAPVREYGEPIADVVGPHRYAEFQQAFDPLLTEGARNYWKSHNFRAIPDGAIDTVVDYARRLPSPLSEIFFGQIGGAMGRVPSDATAFPHRDAEYGMNVHTRWEDPAMDDECITWAREFFDAMAPYATGGVYVNFISEDEGEEDLGYGENYDRLAEIKAAYDPDNLFRMNQNVEPAR; the protein is encoded by the coding sequence ATGGCAGTGACAACCACACCCGTAGACGACGGTGCAATAGACGGATTCGGCGAAGGGCTTCACGGCGAGTTGCTCCGTCCCGAGGATCCGAACTACGACGAGACTCGAGCTATCTGGAACGGAATGATCGACAAGCGGCCGGCACTCATCGTTCGAGCGATGGGCGTGTCGGACGTGATCGCGGCGGTGACCTTCGCCCGGGAGCACGACCTGCCGCTCGCGGTTCGCGGCGGCGGGCACAACATCGCGGGGAACGCGGTCTGCGACGACGGGCTGATGCTCGATCTCTCGGCGATGCGGTCGGTTCACGTTGATCCGGAGGGAAAGACCGCTCGCGTCGAGCCGGGGGCGACCCTCGCGGACTTCGACCACGAGGCGCAGGCGTTCGGGCTGGCGACGCCGCTCGGGATTAACTCGACGACCGGCGTCGCAGGGCTCACGCTCGGCGGTGGATTCGGCTGGCTTACCCGCAAGTTCGGCATGACCGTGGATAACCTGCGCTCGGTCGACATCGTCACCGCGGACGGCGAACTGCGTCACGCGAGCGATGACGAGAATCCGGATCTCTTCTGGGGAGTCCGCGGCGGCGGCGGCAATTTCGGCGTCGTCACGTCGTTCGAGTTCGACCTCCACGAGGTCGGTCCGGAAGTACTCGCCGGAATGGTCGTCTATCGCGGCGCGGATGCGCCGGACGTCCTCCGGCACGTGCGGGACTTCAACGAGGACGCGCCGGACGAGGCGACCGTCTGGATCGTCCTCCGGAAGGCACCACCGCTGCCGTTTCTCCCCGAGGACGTGCACGGCGAAGACGTCATCGTCGTGGTGCCGTTCTACGCCGGCGATATCGCCGAGGGAGAAGCGGTGCTGGCCCCCGTTCGGGAGTACGGCGAACCGATCGCCGACGTCGTCGGCCCACACCGGTACGCCGAGTTCCAGCAGGCGTTCGATCCGCTGCTGACCGAAGGCGCTCGGAACTACTGGAAGTCACACAACTTCAGGGCGATCCCGGACGGCGCTATCGATACCGTCGTCGACTACGCACGACGGCTCCCGTCACCGCTGTCCGAGATCTTCTTCGGACAGATCGGCGGCGCGATGGGACGAGTGCCGTCGGACGCGACGGCGTTCCCACACCGCGACGCGGAATACGGAATGAACGTCCACACGCGCTGGGAGGATCCCGCGATGGACGACGAATGCATCACCTGGGCTCGAGAGTTCTTCGACGCGATGGCCCCGTACGCGACCGGCGGCGTCTACGTAAACTTCATCAGCGAGGACGAGGGCGAGGAAGATCTCGGGTACGGCGAGAACTACGATCGGCTGGCTGAGATCAAGGCCGCGTACGATCCGGATAACCTGTTCCGGATGAATCAGAACGTCGAGCCGGCTCGGTAA
- a CDS encoding TRAM domain-containing protein — translation MGRYHPGKHDSFIKCDTPRCGANNAPEGSAEYETDCWRCGEPLGGKPEPGEEVTVDIVDEKPDGTLVCKTESGFVLFLEEDIAAIEATVRVTTVDETYGEAELIETGS, via the coding sequence GTGGGACGCTACCATCCAGGGAAACACGACTCGTTCATCAAGTGTGATACGCCTCGATGTGGGGCAAACAATGCCCCAGAAGGGTCCGCAGAATACGAAACTGACTGCTGGCGGTGCGGGGAGCCCCTCGGCGGGAAACCCGAGCCCGGAGAAGAGGTCACCGTCGATATCGTCGATGAGAAACCCGACGGAACGCTCGTCTGCAAAACCGAGAGCGGATTCGTCCTCTTTCTCGAGGAAGACATTGCAGCGATCGAGGCCACGGTTCGAGTTACCACTGTCGACGAGACGTACGGAGAAGCGGAACTCATCGAAACAGGATCGTAG
- a CDS encoding FAD-binding oxidoreductase, which translates to MGTLHKHRGEVALEQLPDDAVRSLVTRFHGDVLRPSDEEYDDARRVWNGMIERHPALVARCADIPDVVAAVTFAREQDLPLAVRGGGHNVAGTAVCDGGVVVDLSGMNGVRVDREKGTVRAEGGATLGDVDRETQRFGLATALGAVSQTGIAGLTLNGGYGHLSREYGLALDNLVSVDVVTADGRVRTASETRNEDLFWGIRGGGGNLGVVTSFEYDLHEVGPEVYACFVWFRGDDAVAVLTAFREWTETASRDAGVLAFTAHVPDLEEFPEESWGEPTVALLGSYRGDPADADEIFGPLRESATPVADLSGPMSYVDLQSMLDEDYPDGLRYYWKSIFLEELTDEVFDLVVRYTDSAPSALSTIDCWHLGGAVADVPRDATAFWHRDKPYMLTVEANWEDSEGDDANVSWARELFADVRSLSVSSGRYGNFPGMNEDPAKLLYGENYDRLVDVKTKYDPDNLFRSNANVPPRTTGA; encoded by the coding sequence ATGGGAACACTACATAAACACCGCGGCGAGGTGGCGCTCGAGCAGCTTCCGGACGACGCCGTTCGATCCCTCGTCACGCGATTCCACGGTGACGTACTGCGCCCGTCCGACGAGGAGTACGACGACGCTCGCCGCGTCTGGAACGGGATGATCGAGAGGCATCCGGCGCTCGTCGCGCGCTGTGCCGACATCCCCGACGTCGTTGCGGCCGTGACCTTCGCTCGGGAGCAGGACCTGCCGCTCGCGGTTCGCGGCGGCGGGCACAACGTTGCCGGGACGGCCGTCTGCGACGGCGGTGTCGTCGTCGATCTCTCGGGAATGAACGGCGTCCGGGTCGACCGTGAGAAGGGAACCGTCCGCGCCGAAGGCGGGGCGACGCTGGGCGACGTCGATCGGGAGACGCAGCGCTTCGGCCTCGCGACCGCCCTCGGCGCGGTGTCCCAGACCGGGATCGCCGGACTGACGCTCAACGGCGGTTACGGTCACCTGAGCCGCGAGTACGGGCTGGCGCTGGACAACCTGGTCAGCGTCGACGTCGTGACGGCCGACGGTCGGGTCCGCACCGCCAGCGAGACGCGAAACGAAGACCTGTTCTGGGGGATCCGCGGCGGCGGCGGGAACCTCGGCGTCGTCACGTCGTTCGAATACGACCTTCACGAGGTCGGTCCCGAGGTGTACGCCTGCTTCGTCTGGTTCCGCGGCGACGACGCCGTTGCGGTGCTGACCGCGTTCCGGGAGTGGACGGAGACCGCGTCGCGAGACGCCGGCGTCCTCGCGTTCACCGCTCACGTCCCCGATCTCGAGGAGTTCCCTGAGGAGTCGTGGGGCGAGCCGACGGTCGCGTTGCTCGGTTCCTATCGCGGCGACCCGGCGGACGCCGACGAAATATTCGGGCCGCTCCGCGAGAGCGCGACGCCCGTCGCCGACCTGAGCGGCCCGATGAGCTACGTCGACCTGCAGTCGATGCTCGACGAGGACTACCCGGACGGATTGCGCTACTACTGGAAGTCGATCTTCCTCGAGGAACTCACCGACGAGGTGTTCGACCTCGTGGTCCGGTATACCGACTCGGCCCCGTCGGCGCTCTCGACGATCGACTGCTGGCACCTCGGCGGCGCTGTCGCCGACGTTCCGCGGGACGCGACCGCGTTCTGGCACCGCGACAAGCCCTACATGCTCACCGTCGAGGCGAACTGGGAGGACAGCGAGGGCGACGACGCGAACGTGAGCTGGGCACGCGAGTTGTTTGCGGACGTTCGGTCGCTATCGGTTTCGTCGGGCCGCTACGGAAACTTCCCGGGGATGAACGAAGACCCCGCGAAACTGCTCTACGGCGAGAACTACGACAGACTGGTCGACGTCAAGACGAAATACGACCCGGACAACCTGTTCCGATCGAACGCGAACGTCCCGCCGCGGACGACCGGTGCCTGA
- the cofD gene encoding 2-phospho-L-lactate transferase yields the protein MVTFLSGGTGTPKLLDGAAAAFSPEETTVVANTGDDIELGGLFVSPDVDTLLFQGGGILDRETWWGIEGDTHRTNSALLDIATAAGLPDGPQYLPEEKQTDGRRLANWRRFSGVAEFMTIGDRDRAVHITRTSLLDEGKTLSEATERLASAFGLTIDLFPMSDDPVASLVHTDEGLMHFQEYWVAHRGEPTVDTVEFRGSSNAEPAPGVLEALSDTVVIGPSNPVTSIGPMLALPGVADALAQATVIAVSPFLGDDAFSGPAGDLMSAVNAEPSTEGLATAYPFADAFVIDAEDDADFDRPTIQTDIKIDSREDAARVIRAVDDAIDRVS from the coding sequence ATGGTAACCTTCCTCTCCGGGGGCACCGGAACGCCGAAGCTGTTGGACGGCGCCGCTGCCGCGTTCTCGCCGGAGGAGACCACGGTCGTCGCCAACACGGGCGACGACATCGAGCTCGGCGGGCTCTTCGTCTCGCCGGACGTCGATACGCTGCTGTTTCAGGGTGGTGGGATCCTCGACCGCGAGACGTGGTGGGGAATCGAGGGCGACACGCATCGGACGAACTCGGCGCTGCTGGATATCGCGACGGCCGCGGGGCTTCCCGACGGCCCGCAGTACCTTCCCGAGGAGAAACAGACCGACGGCCGACGGCTCGCGAACTGGCGGCGCTTTTCGGGAGTCGCCGAGTTCATGACCATCGGTGACCGCGACCGGGCAGTCCACATCACGCGGACGAGTCTCCTCGACGAGGGGAAGACGTTGAGCGAGGCGACCGAGCGACTCGCGAGCGCGTTCGGACTCACGATCGATCTCTTCCCGATGAGCGACGATCCGGTCGCCAGCCTGGTTCACACGGACGAGGGACTCATGCACTTCCAGGAGTACTGGGTCGCCCACCGCGGCGAGCCGACCGTGGACACCGTCGAGTTCCGGGGCTCCTCGAACGCCGAGCCCGCGCCGGGCGTGCTCGAGGCGCTGTCCGACACCGTCGTCATCGGCCCGTCGAACCCGGTCACCAGCATCGGACCGATGCTCGCGCTACCGGGCGTGGCGGACGCACTCGCGCAGGCCACGGTGATCGCCGTTTCGCCGTTCCTCGGCGACGACGCCTTCTCGGGACCCGCGGGAGACCTCATGTCGGCCGTCAACGCAGAGCCCAGCACCGAGGGACTCGCGACCGCCTACCCGTTCGCGGACGCATTCGTAATCGACGCCGAGGACGACGCTGACTTCGACCGGCCGACGATCCAGACCGATATCAAAATCGACTCCCGCGAGGACGCCGCGCGCGTGATCCGCGCGGTCGACGACGCGATCGATCGCGTGAGCTGA